A single genomic interval of Bradyrhizobium japonicum USDA 6 harbors:
- a CDS encoding shikimate dehydrogenase family protein has protein sequence MQRGALDPEIVWAGTGMMGQVTAEQARVDGNTKLLAIIGDPIAQVRSPEIYNPRIVKAGVNAILLPMQIPTEAFDDAVKGIMAIRNLLGFVVTYPHKERVLPYADKIGRVGRAVGAINAMRREADGSWTGDMFDGAGLLGALASLGQTAAGRRILLLGAGGAGSAIAMALAAAGAAEIGVFDLDASRASNLAERVQKISPAAAATRASLTSRASIC, from the coding sequence ATGCAGCGCGGAGCTCTTGATCCGGAAATCGTCTGGGCCGGCACCGGCATGATGGGACAGGTGACAGCGGAACAAGCTCGGGTCGACGGCAACACGAAACTGCTCGCGATCATCGGAGACCCCATCGCGCAGGTACGGTCGCCGGAAATCTACAATCCGCGGATCGTCAAAGCAGGTGTCAATGCGATCCTGCTGCCGATGCAGATCCCGACGGAGGCGTTCGATGACGCAGTGAAGGGTATCATGGCGATCAGAAACTTGCTGGGCTTCGTCGTGACCTATCCGCACAAGGAACGCGTTCTTCCCTATGCCGACAAGATCGGCCGGGTCGGGCGGGCGGTCGGTGCGATCAATGCGATGCGCCGCGAAGCGGACGGCTCGTGGACGGGGGATATGTTCGACGGTGCCGGCCTGCTCGGTGCGCTGGCCTCCCTGGGCCAGACCGCGGCCGGTCGCCGCATCCTGCTGCTTGGAGCTGGCGGGGCAGGGAGCGCGATCGCCATGGCGCTTGCCGCCGCCGGCGCCGCCGAAATCGGCGTGTTCGATCTCGATGCGAGCCGCGCCAGCAACCTCGCGGAGCGGGTTCAAAAAATTTCCCCGGCTGCCGCGGCCACGCGTGCGAGCCTGACATCGCGGGCTTCGATTTGCTGA
- a CDS encoding LacI family DNA-binding transcriptional regulator, whose translation MPSLEEPQQILQQEATPPRNSVGLRDVARAAGVSTATVSRVINNPAAVSPKLRARVESVVKHLGWVPDGAARALTTRKSNAIGAVFPTLSHGDFARATNAIQEELLVSGYTLLLACSNYDAAQEYAQVRKFVEQGIDGIILIGKAHHPELEHFLNQRGVPFVYAFVYDPETHGTCVGPDNRKALFRLTNYLIDHGHSRFGLIAQSTQNNDRAAARLEGVRDALAERGLAVRPQHFAIGEWTIAEGRALFRQIMAAEPRPTAVICGNAFLAVGALLESQDMGIKVPDQLSIVGYDDIEIMNHLPIPITTMRVQGELVGRDAARFIIGRVENRPIEIAFECSAELLIRKSSGPAPA comes from the coding sequence ATGCCGTCACTCGAAGAGCCCCAGCAAATCCTTCAGCAGGAGGCGACGCCGCCAAGAAACAGCGTTGGCCTCCGAGATGTCGCGCGCGCAGCTGGCGTCTCGACAGCGACGGTCTCTCGCGTGATCAACAATCCCGCGGCGGTGTCGCCAAAGCTTCGCGCCCGCGTCGAATCCGTCGTCAAGCACCTCGGCTGGGTTCCGGACGGGGCGGCGCGGGCGTTGACGACCCGGAAATCGAACGCCATTGGCGCGGTGTTTCCGACGCTCTCCCACGGCGATTTCGCGCGGGCCACCAATGCGATCCAGGAAGAGCTGCTGGTCAGCGGCTATACCCTGCTGCTGGCTTGCTCGAATTACGATGCGGCCCAGGAATATGCGCAGGTGCGAAAATTCGTCGAGCAAGGCATCGACGGCATCATCTTGATCGGCAAGGCGCATCATCCCGAGCTCGAACACTTTCTCAATCAGCGCGGCGTGCCCTTTGTCTACGCTTTCGTCTACGACCCCGAAACGCATGGAACCTGCGTTGGTCCCGACAATCGCAAGGCACTCTTCCGGCTGACGAACTATCTGATCGATCATGGCCATAGCCGATTCGGGCTGATTGCGCAGTCGACGCAGAACAACGATCGTGCCGCCGCGCGCCTCGAAGGCGTCCGTGATGCGCTGGCCGAGCGCGGTCTTGCCGTTCGCCCGCAGCACTTTGCGATTGGCGAGTGGACGATTGCAGAGGGAAGGGCGCTGTTTCGCCAGATCATGGCCGCGGAACCACGACCGACCGCCGTGATTTGCGGCAACGCATTTTTGGCCGTCGGCGCCCTGCTCGAAAGCCAGGACATGGGCATCAAGGTGCCGGATCAACTGTCAATCGTCGGCTATGACGACATCGAGATCATGAACCATCTGCCGATCCCGATCACGACCATGAGGGTGCAGGGCGAACTGGTCGGCCGCGACGCCGCCCGCTTCATCATCGGTCGTGTCGAGAACCGTCCGATCGAGATCGCGTTTGAATGCAGCGCGGAGCTCTTGATCCGGAAATCGTCTGGGCCGGCACCGGCATGA